One Micromonospora sp. WMMD1120 genomic region harbors:
- a CDS encoding phospholipase, with translation MPRRLTTLLASGALALLATLTIASPAAAVTPAERLSVLSSWTQTSASSYNAWNNARVNRAPWAEYNFNWSTDYCSSSPDNPLGFTFNLGCYRHDFGYRNYKAVGQFPANKARLDNAFYADLKRVCATYNSVVRPACYSLAWTYYQAVHIFGSVAAVQQADIDRAARMKAEAEAKTTRR, from the coding sequence GTGCCCCGACGTCTCACCACACTGCTCGCCTCGGGCGCGCTAGCGCTGCTCGCCACCCTCACCATCGCCTCCCCCGCCGCCGCCGTCACCCCCGCCGAGCGCCTGTCCGTGCTCTCCAGTTGGACCCAGACCAGCGCGTCCAGCTACAACGCATGGAACAACGCCCGGGTCAACCGGGCCCCCTGGGCCGAGTACAACTTCAACTGGTCCACCGACTACTGCTCGTCCAGCCCGGACAACCCCCTCGGCTTCACCTTCAACCTGGGCTGCTACCGGCACGACTTCGGCTACCGCAACTACAAGGCGGTCGGCCAGTTCCCCGCCAACAAGGCCCGCCTCGACAACGCCTTCTACGCGGACCTCAAGCGCGTCTGCGCCACGTACAACTCCGTCGTCCGGCCCGCCTGCTACAGCCTGGCCTGGACCTACTACCAGGCGGTGCACATCTTCGGTTCGGTAGCGGCCGTCCAGCAGGCCGACATCGACCGCGCCGCGAGAATGAAGGCCGAAGCCGAAGCCAAGACCACCCGCCGCTAA
- a CDS encoding zinc ribbon domain-containing protein, producing MPRYEFRCRACGDTFEVNRPMSAAGEPATCPQGHADTVKLLSTVAVTGRGAGTAPAPTGGGCCGGACGC from the coding sequence ATGCCCCGGTACGAGTTCCGCTGCCGCGCCTGCGGCGACACTTTCGAGGTCAACCGCCCGATGTCGGCGGCCGGTGAACCGGCGACCTGCCCGCAGGGGCACGCCGACACGGTGAAGCTGCTGTCCACGGTGGCGGTCACCGGCAGAGGCGCCGGCACCGCACCGGCACCGACCGGTGGTGGTTGCTGCGGTGGCGCCTGCGGCTGCTGA
- a CDS encoding amino acid permease codes for MSVLRTKPIKDVIAQGEVDGSDGQLGLKRRLGAVDLTGFGIGIVIGTGIFTLTGIEARDSAGPGVVISFAIAGVVALLAALCYAELASSVPTAGSAYTYAYATMGEIVAWIIGWDLLLEFALGAAVVARGWSGYLAELLDLPTRWFGEEGSVVNVGAIAIVLILGVVAIVGIRESARITNLLVLVKVAICVFVVVAGLFFVKAANLTPFIPPAEPAGGGDDGIRQPVTQALFGLEPSVFGFVGVLSAAAVVFFAYTGFEAVANLGEETRKPKRDLTLGLLGTLLISTALYIGVSLVVVGMVPYTEIDRGAPIASAFESVGAGWAAVLVSIAAVAGLTSVILVDLVAMGRIGFAIARDGLIPPAIAKVHLRWGTPYRISAIMTVAVALLAGFLPLSALADLVSIGALCAFVLVSVAVPILRRRRPDLERPFRVPFSPVLPIVSALACFYLMLNLSVETWLRFLAWMLLGALIYFGYGYRRNRLARHEPAV; via the coding sequence ATGTCCGTGCTGCGCACAAAACCGATCAAGGACGTGATCGCCCAGGGGGAGGTGGACGGCAGCGATGGTCAACTGGGGCTGAAGAGACGCCTCGGCGCCGTCGACCTCACCGGCTTCGGCATCGGCATCGTGATCGGCACCGGCATCTTCACGCTCACCGGGATCGAGGCCCGGGACAGCGCCGGACCGGGCGTGGTGATCTCGTTCGCCATCGCCGGCGTGGTGGCCCTGCTCGCCGCCCTCTGCTACGCCGAACTGGCCTCCAGCGTGCCGACCGCCGGCAGCGCCTACACCTACGCGTACGCCACGATGGGCGAGATCGTCGCCTGGATCATCGGCTGGGACCTGCTGCTGGAGTTCGCGCTCGGCGCGGCGGTGGTCGCCCGAGGATGGTCCGGCTATCTGGCGGAACTGCTCGACCTGCCCACCCGCTGGTTCGGTGAGGAGGGCAGCGTCGTCAACGTCGGCGCCATCGCCATCGTGCTGATCCTCGGCGTCGTCGCGATCGTCGGCATCCGCGAGTCGGCCCGGATCACCAACCTGCTGGTGCTGGTCAAGGTGGCGATCTGCGTCTTCGTGGTGGTCGCCGGCCTGTTCTTCGTCAAGGCCGCCAACCTCACCCCGTTCATCCCGCCGGCCGAGCCCGCCGGTGGCGGCGACGACGGGATCAGGCAGCCGGTCACGCAGGCGCTCTTCGGGCTGGAGCCGTCGGTCTTCGGCTTCGTCGGGGTGCTCAGCGCCGCGGCCGTGGTCTTCTTCGCGTACACCGGCTTCGAGGCCGTTGCCAACCTCGGTGAGGAGACCAGGAAGCCCAAGCGGGACCTGACCCTGGGCCTGCTCGGCACGCTGCTGATCTCGACTGCGCTCTACATCGGGGTCTCGCTGGTGGTCGTCGGCATGGTGCCGTACACCGAGATCGACAGGGGCGCGCCGATCGCGTCGGCCTTCGAGTCGGTCGGCGCGGGCTGGGCGGCGGTGCTGGTCTCCATCGCCGCGGTCGCCGGCCTGACCAGCGTGATCCTGGTCGACCTGGTGGCGATGGGGCGGATCGGCTTCGCCATCGCCCGGGACGGGCTGATCCCGCCCGCCATCGCGAAGGTGCACCTGCGCTGGGGCACCCCGTACCGGATCTCCGCGATCATGACGGTGGCGGTCGCGCTGCTGGCCGGTTTCCTGCCGTTGTCAGCGCTGGCCGACCTGGTCAGCATCGGCGCGCTCTGCGCGTTCGTGCTGGTCTCGGTGGCGGTGCCGATCCTGCGTCGTCGGCGTCCGGACCTGGAGCGGCCCTTCCGGGTGCCGTTCTCCCCGGTGCTGCCGATCGTCTCCGCGCTGGCCTGCTTCTACCTGATGCTCAACCTGTCGGTGGAGACCTGGCTGCGGTTCCTGGCCTGGATGCTGCTCGGCGCGTTGATCTACTTCGGCTACGGCTACCGCCGCAACCGGCTGGCCCGGCACGAGCCCGCCGTCTGA
- a CDS encoding ROK family protein has translation MVTTLAIDCGGGGIKASVLDEAGTMRARPLRVPTPYPLPTALFVRTLRDLGARLPAADRLTVGVPGMIRHGVVVTTPHYVTRSGPRSRVDPDLLAQWSGWDARAALADAFGVPALVLNDAEVHGAGVVAGTGCELVLTLGTGLGSALFDGGLLAPHLELSHAPVRWGTTYDTYVGEPERRRLGDAFWSRRIRQVVDGLRPVFRWDRLYLGGGNSRLIRPEQLARMGDDVVVVPNTAGIVGGVRAWELAAGRRDART, from the coding sequence GTGGTGACCACACTGGCGATCGACTGCGGCGGCGGCGGCATCAAGGCGTCCGTGCTCGACGAGGCGGGGACGATGCGCGCCCGGCCGTTACGGGTGCCGACCCCGTACCCGCTGCCGACCGCGCTGTTCGTCCGTACCCTGCGGGACCTCGGTGCCCGGTTGCCGGCGGCGGACCGGCTCACCGTCGGCGTACCCGGAATGATCCGGCACGGCGTGGTGGTGACCACGCCGCACTACGTGACCCGCAGCGGCCCCCGGTCCCGGGTCGATCCGGACCTGCTCGCCCAGTGGTCCGGCTGGGACGCGCGGGCCGCGCTGGCCGACGCTTTCGGGGTCCCGGCGCTGGTGCTCAACGACGCCGAGGTGCACGGCGCCGGGGTGGTCGCCGGCACCGGCTGTGAGCTGGTGCTGACCCTGGGGACGGGGCTGGGCAGCGCGCTCTTCGACGGCGGGCTCCTCGCGCCGCACCTGGAGCTGTCGCACGCGCCCGTGCGGTGGGGCACCACCTACGACACGTACGTGGGGGAGCCGGAACGCCGCCGGCTCGGGGACGCCTTCTGGTCCCGCCGGATCAGGCAGGTGGTGGACGGGCTCCGCCCGGTGTTCCGCTGGGACCGGCTCTACCTGGGCGGGGGGAACTCCCGGCTGATCCGGCCCGAGCAGCTGGCCCGGATGGGCGACGATGTGGTGGTGGTGCCGAACACCGCCGGGATCGTCGGCGGTGTCCGGGCCTGGGAACTCGCCGCCGGACGCCGGGACGCGCGCACCTGA
- a CDS encoding adenylate/guanylate cyclase domain-containing protein gives MSPRIQLPSGWVTFVFTDIEGSTRLAQLLGPDYRPVLAEHRRLLRRTLASTGGAELLTEGDSFFLAFEDATAALTACLTAQRALSSHDWPTSEAAPRVRMGLHTGYAEPRDGEYASPEVHRAARVAAAAHGGQVLCTASTARRAEPLPPGATLLDLGLHRLRGFDDRERLFQLVAPGLERQFPRPRTADAVAHNLPTQVTSFVGRQTERVELGLLVRQHRLVTVLGAGGAGKTRLAVELASGVVEAYPDGVWFVDIASVTDPGLVAFAVAAVLGLRPEPGRPMLDTLVEYAAGRRMLVVLDTCDAQPAACAEVIARLLSGGGGVRVLATSRESFGLPGEVVWRIPPLSVDPAGDGAESDAVALLLDRTAAARGGRQPDPAESADLRRVVQRLDGLPLAIELAAARLRVLSVGQLAERLDDVLGTLDAGREDPEPPPMERGWSGNQQDTVDLVAAAAGMSPPTPASRAVQRSATERHLTMQATVTWSYRTLGPRAARLLRWLAVFAGPVDLATVEWLLGDDPLDPLSVLVDKSMVLAEPRASGSTYRMLDPIRAYAARRLAEAGEEQAARDRHVAWSAHALDRAHLGQDGRPVTLSLYALDPLAGELRAALRWCATGGSARAGLGLAGGLDQWWLERGLAREGRLWLFRLYGRIAETGERIPEAELAAAYHMHSLHASADGEFAEELRYSQRAEAAARQAGDAGLLARVLAGRAAPLADMGQFVEAERVCREVIDWAHGQDVVGEALFAVFSLAELLWRRGALDEAAELLGTVRPVEAARPVERGRRSVDMLLGMVALARGDVIAAHEHLLVALRSRMGHGYHGRACDTLNAIAVRCAIGGERLTAARLFGAAQATRASMRATPGIYGGYWAEQQAELRAKLGDTAFDDAYGEGAELGLDEAVALALDVEHPDLAADSTRFSTDLSPPTPHQNRTRLTHPNPLTP, from the coding sequence ATGTCGCCACGGATCCAGCTCCCGAGCGGTTGGGTGACCTTCGTTTTCACCGATATCGAGGGCTCGACCCGGTTGGCCCAGTTGCTCGGCCCCGACTACCGGCCGGTGCTCGCCGAGCACCGTCGGCTGCTGCGCCGGACGCTGGCCAGCACCGGGGGCGCGGAGCTGCTGACCGAGGGCGACTCGTTCTTCCTGGCGTTCGAGGACGCGACCGCCGCGCTGACCGCGTGTCTGACCGCGCAGCGCGCGTTGTCCAGCCACGACTGGCCCACCTCCGAGGCCGCGCCGCGGGTGCGGATGGGCCTGCACACCGGCTACGCCGAGCCCCGCGATGGCGAGTACGCCAGCCCCGAGGTGCACCGGGCCGCCCGGGTCGCCGCCGCCGCGCACGGCGGGCAGGTGCTCTGCACCGCCTCCACCGCGCGCCGCGCCGAGCCGTTGCCGCCGGGCGCGACCCTGCTCGACCTGGGGCTGCACCGGCTGCGCGGCTTCGACGACCGGGAACGACTGTTCCAACTGGTAGCGCCGGGTCTGGAACGGCAGTTCCCGCGGCCCCGCACCGCCGACGCGGTGGCGCACAACCTGCCCACCCAGGTGACGTCGTTCGTCGGCCGGCAGACCGAGCGCGTCGAGCTGGGCCTGCTGGTGCGGCAGCACCGCCTGGTCACGGTGCTGGGCGCCGGCGGCGCGGGCAAGACCCGGCTCGCCGTGGAGTTGGCCAGCGGAGTCGTCGAGGCGTACCCGGACGGGGTCTGGTTCGTCGACATCGCCTCGGTGACCGACCCGGGGCTCGTGGCCTTCGCGGTCGCCGCCGTGCTCGGCCTGCGACCCGAACCGGGACGACCGATGCTCGACACCCTCGTCGAGTACGCTGCCGGCCGCCGCATGCTCGTCGTCCTGGACACCTGCGACGCCCAACCGGCCGCCTGCGCCGAGGTGATCGCCCGGCTGCTCTCCGGCGGCGGCGGCGTACGGGTGTTGGCGACCAGCCGGGAGTCGTTCGGCCTGCCCGGCGAGGTGGTGTGGCGGATCCCGCCGCTCTCGGTGGACCCGGCCGGCGACGGCGCGGAGAGCGACGCGGTGGCGCTGCTGCTGGACCGTACGGCGGCGGCGCGTGGTGGTCGCCAACCGGACCCGGCCGAGTCCGCTGATCTGCGCCGGGTGGTGCAACGGCTGGACGGTCTGCCGCTCGCCATCGAGTTGGCCGCCGCCCGGCTGCGGGTGCTCTCCGTCGGCCAGCTCGCCGAGCGGCTGGACGATGTCCTCGGCACCCTGGACGCCGGCCGGGAGGACCCGGAGCCGCCGCCGATGGAGCGCGGTTGGTCCGGCAACCAGCAGGACACCGTCGACCTGGTCGCCGCGGCGGCCGGGATGTCGCCGCCCACCCCGGCGAGCCGGGCGGTGCAACGCTCGGCCACCGAGCGGCACCTGACCATGCAGGCCACCGTCACCTGGTCGTACCGGACGTTGGGCCCCCGGGCCGCCCGGCTGCTGCGGTGGCTGGCGGTCTTCGCCGGCCCGGTGGACCTGGCGACGGTGGAGTGGCTGCTGGGCGACGATCCGCTGGACCCGCTCTCGGTCCTGGTGGACAAGTCGATGGTGCTGGCCGAGCCCCGGGCCTCCGGCAGCACCTACCGGATGCTCGATCCCATCCGGGCGTACGCGGCGCGCCGGCTGGCCGAGGCGGGCGAGGAACAGGCCGCCCGGGATCGGCACGTGGCCTGGTCGGCGCACGCGTTGGACCGGGCGCACCTGGGGCAGGACGGCCGGCCGGTGACACTCTCGCTGTACGCGCTGGACCCCCTGGCCGGGGAGCTGCGTGCCGCGTTGCGCTGGTGCGCCACCGGGGGCAGCGCCCGGGCCGGTCTCGGTCTGGCCGGTGGTCTGGACCAGTGGTGGTTGGAGCGCGGCCTGGCGCGGGAGGGCCGGCTGTGGCTGTTCCGGCTGTACGGGCGCATCGCCGAGACGGGGGAGCGGATCCCCGAGGCGGAGCTGGCGGCGGCGTACCACATGCACTCGTTGCACGCGAGCGCCGACGGCGAGTTCGCCGAGGAGCTGCGCTACTCGCAACGGGCCGAGGCAGCGGCCCGGCAGGCCGGTGACGCCGGCCTGCTGGCCCGGGTGCTCGCCGGGCGCGCCGCGCCGCTGGCGGACATGGGTCAGTTCGTCGAGGCCGAGCGGGTGTGCCGGGAGGTCATCGACTGGGCGCACGGGCAGGACGTGGTCGGTGAGGCGCTGTTCGCCGTGTTCAGCCTGGCCGAGTTGCTCTGGCGGCGGGGCGCCCTGGACGAGGCGGCGGAACTTCTCGGGACGGTCCGGCCGGTGGAGGCCGCCCGGCCGGTGGAGCGGGGTCGGCGTTCGGTGGACATGCTGCTGGGGATGGTCGCGCTGGCCCGGGGCGACGTGATCGCCGCGCACGAACACCTGCTGGTGGCGCTGCGCTCCCGGATGGGCCACGGCTACCACGGCCGGGCGTGCGACACCCTGAACGCCATCGCGGTGCGCTGCGCGATCGGCGGGGAACGGCTGACCGCCGCCCGGCTGTTCGGCGCGGCGCAGGCCACCCGGGCGAGCATGCGGGCGACCCCGGGCATCTACGGCGGCTACTGGGCGGAACAGCAGGCGGAGCTACGCGCGAAGCTGGGTGACACGGCGTTCGACGACGCGTACGGCGAGGGCGCCGAGTTGGGGCTGGACGAGGCCGTGGCGCTGGCCCTCGACGTGGAACATCCGGATCTGGCAGCCGATTCGACCCGCTTCAGCACCGACCTCTCCCCACCAACCCCCCACCAGAACCGAACGCGCCTAACCCACCCCAACCCCCTGACCCCCTGA
- a CDS encoding family 10 glycosylhydrolase, translating to MKATRLGAAGLAAALLGTLATATPASAAPDAAGTTTATCATDPATPKRQFRAMWISSVVNIDWPSKASQTDPDRIAAQQAEYRSLLDLAERLHHNAVVVQVRPTADALWPSPYEPWSEYLTGVRGQDPGWDPLAFLVDESHRRNLEFHAWFNPYRVSMPAPGGAGADPGQLAPGHPAREHPDWTFAYPPAGVAGSRLYYNPGIPEVREFVQTAMLDAVKRYDVDGVHFDDYFYPYPSGTHQVPDDATFAAHNRGFTDRADWRRDNINLLIQEMSGKIKAAKPWVKFGVSPFGIWRNASADPLGSDTTGSQSYDIISADTRKWIKQEWIDYVVPQLYWYIGQYPAADYARLVPWWAETVRGTRVQLYIGQADYKSGDPAYGPYWQNPRELSDHLTLNRSYPEVQGNVHFSAVQVRANRLGATDIYAAEHYSRPALVPAMPHLPAKPPLFPVITKTTRQTDGVRLTWRQPADGAGPLGTATSYAIYRFDGVTPPGRCGTADAAHLVDTVRATPGGAQSWVDTSAEPGRRYTYRLTALDRSANESPASPPAVVLR from the coding sequence ATGAAGGCAACTCGCCTCGGCGCGGCCGGACTGGCCGCCGCCCTGCTCGGCACCCTGGCCACCGCCACCCCCGCGAGCGCCGCACCCGACGCGGCCGGCACCACCACCGCCACCTGCGCCACCGACCCGGCCACGCCGAAACGGCAGTTCCGGGCCATGTGGATCTCCTCGGTGGTCAACATCGACTGGCCCAGCAAGGCGTCCCAGACCGACCCGGACCGGATCGCCGCCCAGCAGGCCGAGTACCGGTCACTGCTCGACCTCGCCGAGCGGCTGCACCACAACGCCGTCGTCGTGCAGGTCCGACCCACCGCCGACGCGCTCTGGCCCTCGCCGTACGAACCCTGGTCGGAGTACCTGACCGGGGTACGCGGCCAGGACCCGGGCTGGGACCCGCTGGCCTTCCTGGTCGACGAGTCGCACCGGCGCAACCTGGAGTTCCACGCCTGGTTCAACCCGTACCGCGTCTCCATGCCGGCCCCCGGCGGGGCCGGCGCGGACCCCGGCCAGCTCGCGCCCGGCCACCCGGCCCGCGAGCACCCCGACTGGACCTTCGCCTACCCGCCGGCCGGCGTCGCCGGCAGCCGGCTCTACTACAACCCCGGCATTCCCGAGGTACGCGAGTTCGTGCAGACCGCGATGCTGGACGCGGTGAAGCGGTACGACGTCGACGGCGTCCACTTCGACGACTACTTCTACCCGTACCCCAGCGGGACCCACCAGGTGCCGGACGACGCCACCTTCGCCGCGCACAACAGGGGTTTCACCGACCGGGCGGACTGGCGGCGGGACAACATCAACCTGCTGATCCAGGAGATGAGCGGCAAGATCAAGGCGGCGAAGCCGTGGGTGAAGTTCGGGGTCAGCCCGTTCGGCATCTGGCGCAACGCCAGCGCCGACCCGCTCGGCTCGGACACCACCGGCAGCCAGTCGTACGACATCATCTCCGCCGACACCCGCAAGTGGATCAAGCAGGAGTGGATCGACTACGTGGTGCCGCAGCTCTACTGGTACATCGGCCAGTACCCGGCGGCCGACTACGCGCGGCTGGTGCCGTGGTGGGCCGAGACGGTGCGCGGCACCCGGGTGCAGCTCTACATCGGCCAGGCCGACTACAAGAGCGGCGACCCGGCGTACGGGCCGTACTGGCAGAACCCGCGTGAGCTGTCCGACCACCTGACGCTCAACCGGTCGTACCCGGAGGTGCAGGGCAACGTGCACTTCTCCGCCGTGCAGGTCCGCGCCAACCGGCTCGGCGCCACCGACATCTACGCCGCCGAGCACTACTCGCGCCCGGCGTTGGTGCCCGCCATGCCGCACCTGCCGGCCAAGCCGCCGCTCTTCCCGGTGATCACCAAGACCACCCGGCAGACCGACGGCGTACGCCTCACCTGGCGGCAGCCCGCCGACGGCGCCGGCCCGCTCGGCACCGCCACCTCGTACGCGATCTACCGGTTCGACGGCGTCACGCCGCCCGGTCGGTGCGGTACGGCGGACGCCGCGCACCTGGTCGACACCGTTCGGGCCACGCCCGGCGGCGCCCAGTCCTGGGTGGACACCTCGGCCGAGCCCGGTCGGCGCTACACCTACCGGCTGACCGCGCTGGACCGGTCGGCCAACGAGAGCCCGGCCAGCCCGCCCGCGGTCGTCCTGCGCTGA
- a CDS encoding methyltransferase domain-containing protein: MVALAQTPPSADRLRAIDESLAQAWADQARHDDRLRDLAVEVRFDRGVAHLSGDVSEPSQLRLVRDLVGRLAGVYGVWCRVGVGGRAPVVVDLGCGPTKQWSGNLGLDIYPAPGVDAVADLSGSLPLADDSVDVLFAVHILEHLIDFLPLVDECHRVLRPGGVLHVMSPWWGHVNAVADPTHVRLMDVQTFKGICQLRPPGTPRWYPLHAGCDGASIFADLTPLPPDAEPASQSHLARFFD, from the coding sequence ATGGTGGCTTTGGCACAGACTCCGCCCTCGGCCGACCGGCTGCGGGCGATCGACGAGTCCCTCGCGCAGGCGTGGGCGGACCAGGCCCGGCACGACGACCGGCTGCGGGACCTGGCCGTCGAGGTGCGGTTCGACAGGGGCGTGGCCCACCTGAGCGGCGACGTGTCCGAGCCCTCCCAACTGCGACTGGTCCGCGACCTGGTCGGCCGGTTGGCCGGCGTCTACGGCGTCTGGTGCCGGGTCGGCGTCGGCGGTCGGGCGCCGGTGGTGGTGGATCTCGGCTGCGGGCCGACCAAGCAGTGGTCCGGCAACCTGGGGTTGGACATCTACCCCGCGCCCGGGGTGGACGCTGTCGCGGACCTGTCCGGCTCGCTGCCGCTCGCCGACGACTCGGTGGACGTCCTCTTCGCCGTGCACATCCTGGAGCACCTGATCGACTTCCTGCCGCTGGTGGACGAGTGCCACCGGGTGCTCCGGCCGGGCGGCGTCCTGCACGTGATGAGCCCCTGGTGGGGGCACGTCAACGCGGTGGCCGACCCGACCCACGTCCGGCTGATGGACGTGCAGACGTTCAAGGGGATCTGCCAGCTCCGGCCGCCCGGCACGCCGCGCTGGTATCCGCTGCACGCGGGCTGCGACGGCGCGTCGATCTTCGCCGACCTGACCCCCCTGCCGCCGGACGCCGAGCCGGCGTCGCAGAGCCATCTGGCGCGCTTCTTCGACTGA
- a CDS encoding ABC-F family ATP-binding cassette domain-containing protein: protein MSATMIVKDLAAGHGDRALFAGLDLVVAPGDVVGLVGPNGAGKSTLLRTLAGLLPVEAGSVRLSPPTASVGHLPQEPERRSGETVRDFLARRTGVTAAQAALDAATEALTAGAAGADDAYGDALERWLALGGADLDERAEQVSADLGLAVDLDHAMTGLSGGQAARAGLASLLLSRYDVFLLDEPTNDLDLAGLERLEEFVTGLRAGTVLVSHDREFLTRTVTRVLELDLPQQQVNHYGGGYAAYLEEREVARRHARADFEEYAETKAGLEARARTQRGWMEKGVRNARRKATDNDKIGRKFRSESSEKQAAKAKQTDRLIERLEVVEEPRKEWELRMEIAAAPRAGAVVATLRGAVVRRGGFTLGPVDLQIDWADRVAVTGANGSGKTTLLAALLGRLPLDEGTAALGPGVVVGEVDQARGLFLGDAPLIDAFQAAVPGMSPADARTLLAKFGLRAAHVPRPAATLSPGERTRAALALLQGRGVNLLVLDEPTNHLDLPAIEQLESALASYPGTLLLVTHDRRMLAAIETNRRLRVDAGRIAED from the coding sequence ATGAGCGCCACGATGATCGTCAAGGACCTGGCCGCCGGACACGGCGACCGCGCACTCTTCGCCGGGTTGGACCTGGTGGTCGCGCCCGGCGACGTGGTCGGCCTGGTCGGGCCGAACGGGGCCGGCAAGTCGACGCTGCTGCGTACCCTCGCCGGGTTGCTGCCGGTCGAGGCCGGCAGCGTGCGGCTCAGCCCGCCCACCGCGAGCGTCGGGCACCTGCCGCAGGAGCCGGAGCGGCGATCCGGCGAGACGGTACGTGACTTCCTGGCCCGCCGGACCGGGGTGACCGCCGCGCAGGCGGCGTTGGACGCGGCGACCGAGGCGCTGACCGCCGGGGCGGCCGGCGCGGACGACGCCTACGGTGACGCGCTGGAGCGCTGGCTCGCTCTCGGCGGCGCGGACCTGGACGAGCGCGCCGAGCAGGTGAGCGCCGACCTGGGGCTCGCTGTCGACCTGGACCACGCCATGACCGGGTTGTCCGGTGGCCAGGCGGCCCGCGCCGGGCTCGCGTCGCTGCTGCTCAGCCGGTACGACGTGTTCCTGCTCGACGAGCCGACCAACGACCTGGACCTGGCCGGCCTGGAGCGGCTGGAGGAGTTCGTGACCGGGCTGCGGGCCGGCACCGTGCTGGTGAGCCACGATCGGGAGTTCCTGACCCGCACGGTGACCCGGGTGCTGGAGCTGGACCTGCCGCAGCAGCAGGTCAACCACTACGGCGGTGGCTACGCGGCCTACCTGGAGGAGCGCGAGGTGGCGCGCCGGCACGCCCGCGCGGACTTCGAGGAGTACGCCGAGACGAAGGCCGGGCTGGAGGCGCGCGCCCGCACCCAGCGGGGCTGGATGGAGAAGGGCGTACGGAACGCCCGCCGCAAGGCCACCGACAACGACAAGATCGGTCGCAAGTTCCGCAGCGAGTCGAGTGAGAAGCAGGCCGCCAAGGCGAAGCAGACCGACCGGCTGATCGAACGTCTCGAGGTGGTCGAGGAGCCCCGCAAGGAGTGGGAGCTGCGGATGGAGATCGCCGCCGCGCCCCGCGCCGGGGCCGTCGTGGCCACGCTGCGCGGCGCTGTCGTACGCCGTGGTGGCTTCACCCTCGGCCCGGTCGACCTCCAGATCGACTGGGCGGACCGGGTCGCGGTGACCGGGGCGAACGGCTCGGGCAAGACCACCCTGCTGGCCGCGCTGCTGGGACGGCTGCCGCTGGACGAGGGCACCGCCGCGCTCGGTCCGGGCGTGGTGGTGGGTGAGGTGGACCAGGCCCGGGGGTTGTTCCTCGGCGACGCGCCGTTGATCGACGCGTTCCAGGCGGCCGTACCCGGGATGTCGCCGGCGGACGCGCGGACCCTGCTGGCCAAGTTCGGCCTGCGGGCGGCGCACGTGCCGCGACCGGCGGCCACCCTCTCCCCCGGCGAGCGGACCCGGGCGGCGCTGGCCCTGCTCCAGGGCCGCGGCGTCAACCTGCTGGTGCTCGACGAGCCCACCAACCACCTGGACCTGCCCGCCATCGAGCAGCTCGAGTCGGCGCTGGCCAGCTACCCCGGCACGCTGCTGCTGGTGACCCACGACCGGCGGATGCTGGCCGCGATCGAGACGAACCGGCGGCTGCGGGTCGACGCCGGGCGGATCGCCGAGGACTGA